Proteins encoded by one window of Nitrincola iocasae:
- the rnpA gene encoding ribonuclease P protein component, giving the protein MAEFGYPRASRLLTPGDFKRVFDRASFKVSDPSLLILARTNELGHPRLGFVISKKNVRRAVKRSHIRRIIRESFRLRQHQLPSVDIIILARKGLDTLDSSQLRTLIERSWTRLERKSSNAQKDN; this is encoded by the coding sequence ATGGCCGAATTCGGATACCCCCGGGCTTCAAGACTTTTGACGCCCGGGGACTTCAAACGTGTATTCGACAGAGCCAGTTTTAAAGTCTCTGACCCCTCTCTGTTGATTCTCGCTCGAACAAACGAACTTGGTCACCCCCGACTCGGTTTTGTTATTTCCAAAAAAAATGTCCGTCGGGCTGTCAAACGTAGCCACATTCGACGTATCATTCGCGAATCTTTTCGTTTACGTCAGCACCAACTGCCGAGCGTTGATATTATTATTCTCGCTCGCAAGGGTCTCGATACCCTTGACAGCAGTCAACTGCGCACTCTGATTGAGCGTAGCTGGACACGGCTGGAACGAAAATCTTCTAACGCCCAAAAAGACAACTGA